The window tgtacgtaccaaatggtatttcctttacaaatgtactgggtgatgcttataatcaggtggTAGGCCAGGAATTCCGGTAGTTACCTGCACACAAATGACTTGATGGCATCGGACACGACATTTGCTGCTTTCTCCTTTAGAGGGAAGAGATCCACAAACTTAGTGTAGTAGTCTGTAAAAGTGCAGACGTACTTATTTCCGTTGGTAGTCATCGGGAGCGGACCTGAAATGTCGTTCATTCCCTTATTAGTGAATGTCAGCTACACGACTTACAACcgtttaacattaaaaaaaaaaaaaatcacttatgtttataacattttaaaaattaaatcgtTTGAAAAACGACCTTTAATTCAAtaccaataattaaaaaaaaaaaatcaaattaccaATGAAGTCCATCCCCACCAGTTCTAAAGGGTCCTTGACTCTGATAGGTACAAACTCTGGCGCTTCGGTCTTTACTTTGGGAAACCGCTGACACCAATCACATGACAtcacctgtaaaaaaaatgtcatttatataGTTTTGCTTTCAAGTCCGCTTTATATGAATCAAGGTGTAGTTTCTCAGCATAGTCATCGCCATGCATACACATTCATAAACTACTAAATAGTTTGAATTTTTTATCACATGACAGAAGATAAGTGGATATTAAGGCTATATTTGAACAAACAATGAATATTTTATCAGTGCACATCATAAtatatgtttattacattttataacATGTCCTTACAAAGTCTTTGATATCCTCCTTCATGCCATTCCATGTGTACAGATGACTTATCTTGGCCAGCGTTGCATTGATGCCACTGTGAACTCCGAAAGCCTCGCCGTGGTAGCGGCGAATGATGTCGAGGACTTCCTCTTCATTTGTGACAGGTTTTTTGTTCCCTTGTCCTTGCTCACCGCGAACAAACAGTTGTTGTTCTGAAAGTGAATgttgacaaaacaaaaggatGAAGTTGAATCAAATGCCCGCCACTGAATTCATAGAAATCCCCTGGAACACTGAAGGAAAAGTACACTTAATTCATAAATTTGGGTTTATGGATGatgtactggtaaaaaaaaaaaaaaaaattacaaatattacaaatccttttttaatctaaatacattttaaatgaaatgacacTTACTTTCACTGTCCCAAATGTGCCTTAATGACTGAGCCCGAACAGtcctctgttgattcttgttcaatgccGGAACATgttttccagttgataaataactAATAATGCGTTCGCATTTGTTTCTGAATTCCACCATTCGCCGCGTTCGTCTTTCTGAGGCGTCCAtggcgaacatgaacactcggcgacaacaagaagaagcatggatggatggggacGTTTCACACTACccggaagtttacaaattaTACGCGCATGGGCAGATTTTCCAAGGGGATTTCTGAGACCGGAGGATCCTTCAGTCCGTTACGCCGACCGCCATTTTGGCACAACTCTTTGGGTGGCGGAAGCGACGTCAGAGCCAGCATGGCGGTCTTCAAATGGAATAAACCAAGCCCAATTGAGGGGGGCGACGTTTGTTCCAACTGAGTTCCCACCGTCACGTATTTGTTCTCGACTCGAAGAgtgtataatgtaaaaataataaattttaaaCACGCAAGAGTTGTAACACGCAAATCGTGTTTGGGAGAAGTACGtaagtcaatttaaaaaatattgcggcgccccccccccgctcttgTCTACTGGTTTATTCGCGCTCAGCTGTGTTGACAAGCTAGCGAGTTTTGTCGACGCTTTAagcacgttaaaaaaaaaaaaatgacaacattggcGTGACGCAAACGCCACGTTGCCTCACGGTTAATGTAAGTGGCTTCATAAACTTGTTCGTGAGTGAGCAACGCTCCATCCAAAGCTCGATGTTGTTATCAGCAGTCTGACAGTTGTTGGGTGTAGTTTAGCTTTGTGTGCATGATTCACGCCCTCCCTCGTGCCTACTTCACAGAATTCTTAATGTCAACTCCACTCATcacgcacacactttttttttcaccctaaaACATATTCAATAATTAGTTTGTAGTTTATTATTTCTGCGGTTTTAATCGAGATGAACGTGCTGCTTCTGAAGGAGCCAAGAGATGGCGCTGCAGTGGATGATCCTTACATCCAGGTTGAGGCACTTCATAATAATccacattatttttgtcatcttttaatGCTTGGCTTTTTAAATTATGCATTTAGGAGATGGCATTGCGTGGGCTTCAAGCCGCCCTGCTGCCGGTGCTGTCTTTTAAGTTTGTCTCATTAAACACCCTCTCAGATAAGgtaacacaattttttttgccctactttgccttttctttcttttttttttacttatcagCAGAAATTCAAGACAATTTCTGGCGTTTCCCCCTCAGCTCTTCCAACCGGAAAAACACGGCGGTCTCATATTTACAAGCCCGAGAGCGGTGGAAGCGGCGAAGATGTGCTTGGAGGGCAGAAGAGAAGGTGAGACAAGCTCGACGACCAGTTTCAGAGGGAGATGTAAAAAATTagtaatacataaaaaaacCTTACCACTGTTTACATAATATAAGCCCTGGTGGGTAAAAGAATGCCCaccttgtttttaaatgttaaaaaaatggtgtaaaaataatgaatactgTCGCAAAAGTGTTAAATAATGAGCACTTTTGAAAAAGTGTCTATTTCCACAGAATGGGAACGCTCAGCGAAAGCCAAGTGGGACGCAAAGTCCGTTTATGTGGTGGGCAAAGCGACGGCCGCCTTAGGTAAAGTCACCTGCCGCCGACGTGAGCGCGTGATGTCCCGCTTGAGCCGTCAGCACAAGTCGCAGCTCGTTGCGACGCGCTGTTATTGTTCCCGCACGGGCGCTGCGCCTTCCTGAAGTGTGTCCCGCTTTCTTTTGTTACCCTTTAAAAGAGGTTTTTCGCAACGTTTGGAAACAATGGGCGCGAGAGTACCTTTTGTGTGTCAAAAAGTGATTGACTACAGCTGACTTGAGCTCACCACAATGgtcacgtttttttgttttgtttttgtttttctttcttgacCTCCTCTGCAGTTCGCCACCTTGGCTTGGATCCCCTCGGCGAGGATGCCGGGACGGCGGAGGTCCTGTCTCGTGTCATCATTGAACGTACGTTGGCGTCGTTTTAGTTTGCTGTGACCAAAGAGGAAGGGCTGGGGCTTAAAATTGATTAATTTGCGTTCATTTGTTAGGATTTATATATCTTCCAAAAAAAGAGGTGCTAGTCTCCAAAAGTGAGTCAGTGTTGACAACTTGGCAGTGTGGTTGTTAGATTTTAGCCATTTTTCTGACCAttctatctatccattatcttagccgcttatcctcacaaggttcgcagggagcgctggagcttatcccagctgtcaacgggcattattcggggtacaccccaaactggttggcagccaataacagggcacatggagacagacaagcagccgcactcacagtcacacctagcggcaatttaggctgtccaattaatgttgcatgtttttgggacgtgggaggaaaccggagtgcccggaggaaacccacgcaggcccgggaagaacatgcaaactccacacaggcgaggacaggatcgaacccgggtcctcagaactgtgaggctaacgctttaccaactgatccaccgtgcccatTCTaacaactatttaaaaaaaaaaaaaaaaggaactcgtGATGTGGACATGtcactgaaaatgtaaatgtattaagGACCatgttttttatgcattttttttacaaaaaaataagtttcTAGCTGACAATACAGTTCATCCTGTTCAGTTAATCAAAAACTGTTGGAAAGCTTGTTTGGTAtcagactgggggggggggggggggagcaaattCCGCAGGACAAGCAAAACTAGATggattcaatttttattttgagtcCGTGTCGTGTGTCCGAGTCCCTAATTGGAAGCACGCTGCGTGTTTCTCTTCCTTCGTAGGAGAGGACACCAGCATCCCCCCACTTTTCTTCCCCTGCGGCTCCATCAAAAGAGAAGTCCTGCCTACAGCTTTGAGGGAGAGCGGTAAGACGTCCTTTTATCATTAAAACGAGCGAACGATGAAAGGgatgtacaataaaaaaaaaaaaaaaatgtaattgaggTACAGCTGATGATTTCTGGTGGAACTTCCTGTACTGTACGGGAGCAGGAAGACACCTGGGAACGGTTTTAAATGGataaattatatattatacatgTCCTCTAATGATGAGCCCCGTGCATCAAAAATTTCAAAGGAAATTAcagttattttttccattttaaatggtCTTGGGCCATACCGCAGTTCCCTGCATCTTTTGACTTCCTGTCTTGTCCACTAGGTGTTCCCCTCGAGACGTTGACCGTCTATCAAACGTCGGCACATCCTGATGTGGAGAAAAACCTCGACAACTATTTTGCAGCGCAGGTTGTTCTGCACTTTTGCTATGTTGCGCGCTATACAATCAGTGTTTCCTTAGAGTTAACTGAGGTAAGGTGTGTAGCAcaccatgaaacaaaaatgccgCCAAAGGTTACTTTGATTTGCCATATTTGGATGAAATAAGTAAttttttaccgtaatttctgtccgacagagcgcacctgattataagcctcacccagtatatttctaaaggaaataccatttggtacatgcataagccgcacgcagaaagagttttcaaagttttaataccttagatTATCTTAACATAGCGACAACACGGtcgcacgaacagggctggttaaaaaaaaacaaaaaaacataccggtaaaaatcactgggacacggcagtaacacagcagcaccaCACTAGCACAGAGcgaacactagcacagcgctaacaggaccgttaacaaaaaaaatataaaataacataccgcagagttgaaagggtgtggggaaaaaaagtcgcggctcataggccggaaattacggtaataaaaatggaatgatATACCGCAGAAGACCTGACGACCACTTCCGACCAAGCGGTTTGGGAATGACTGCTCCTTCGTAGGCTCcgcctccatttttttaacactgtcCCCCGCAGGGCTGCCCGGCTAGCGTGGCTTTCTTCAGCCCGTCTGGAGTCAACTTCTGCCTGCAGACCTTGCGCCGGCTGGCCGGCGAGCAGCTAGCGCAAATAAAGGTAAACGTGGCTTTTGACCGACATGCAGAATTTCAACCGTCAGTCCCCGACAGTCAAATTCCAATAACTGACAAACCCCGTCTTGTGCAGTTTGCCGCCATCGGGCCCACCACGCGAGACGCCATGCAGGCCGCGGGTCTGAGCGTCAGCTGCACCGCCGAGAAACCGACGGCGGAGCACCTTGCGGAGGCTGTTAGCAAAGCGCTaaaatgacaccccccccaccccccaaatctTAATCAATCAGCTGTGTCAACTGGACACTATATTAGGTACACCACCGTGACCACCTACGAGTTTCGATTGGACACAAACATGACGGCGGTAAAAATTTCTTTACTTGCCTTTGCAAACATATTTACAATTTACAGCTTCTCCCATTTGCAGATTATTTCTTTGGAGCCTTCCCACCCCGAGGAACCACATTGGAGTCATTTGAGTAGCTTCATGTAGTGCTTTGGCGGCATCTTGTGGCCATTCCAGTAAACCCCCTCGTATTTGAGAATTTTATTGAAActtttgccctgcgattggctggcaaccagttcagggtgtaccccgcctcctccccgttgacaggcgggataggctcaagcactccctgcgactctcgtgaggataagcggctaagaaaatggatggatggattttgggtTTTATCTTATTGAGGTACCTTTCTGTCGTCGTTCACTGCTTTTGTGCTGAGGCGAAAGCCCTGTCCAATATAAATGTATTGCTTTGGCCCCATTTTAGCGCTAAGAAGCTATGTTCAAGTAAGTTGAGGAACTTCACGTAGTGCTTTGCCATCGTTTGGTTGCCTCTATAAACAATCATAAACCTTAAGTAACATTTACCTCcagcggtgtttttttttttgttttttttttttgtctccccaAAAATTTGTAGATATTTGCAAATTTGTTAAGTCGAtgatccaaaatggcgattgagtCAGGACAATTTCCTGTTTTTTGTCTAGGTCAGACACTAAAATATGAATTTACGTTCTCCACCCTGCTGGTGTACCTAACAAAGTGTTCAGTGTGTACATTTCAAATCTTGGCAGTTTTGTATGTaaattctatttatttttactgcatCATAAAGCCATGTCCCGTAAACGTATTTTGCattgtatttctgttttttgttgtttgtgtggtCTTTTCAATGGAAGGTTTGCGTCCCCGTTCAAATGCAGGTGCTCTCCAAAGTCCATTCAAACCCGGCGGAGCGTCTTACGACACGTCCGCACTACTCGTAGCTCACAAGTAGTCGAGTGGCGTTTGCTTTTCACACAATGTTGTGGGGCGCACCCGTTGCCGGGTGGCCCTATAAAGCCGCACGGgccggggttttttttctccacccccAGGAGACCGCCGACGTTGCACGGCGCCACGATGCTGACTTCCATCCAGCTGATCACTTCTTTGCTTCTCTGGACGAGCAGCGGCGAGAAAATTTTCCACCATCGCGATCACTCCGATTTGCAGATGCTTGGCGCCCAGCGAGCTCAGACCATAACGGACGAGTACAGCGCCGAGGTAAACTTGCGTTCACAGAAAAAAGGCCGTTCTGTTTTGAAAGAAaagtgatttattatttttttattttaatcgacTGTCATTCTGTAtccggcggcatggtgggtcagctggaaagaggtcccgggtttaatctcagacctgcctgtgtggattcttctctccgtgcctgcgtcggtttcctcccacatccctaaaacattcaacattaattggacactctaaattgcccctaggtgtccaCTGCCTTTGTGCTGTGTCCGAAGCCCTGTCCAATATAAAATTAtcgctttggcgccatcttgtggcatctccGGTAAACTCCCtcgcgtaaaaattgtgccaaacatatatgtgcgttcatctgagatgacacgctgtggcgaccccgaaagggacaagccgaaagatacttactaTATTATAtttgccccgtgattggctgagaaccagtccagggtgtaccccgcctccaccccgatgacagctgggataggctccggcactcccttgtgaggataaacggctaagataatgaatggattgatgtatTATCCCCACCTAGTGGCCTGGCAGTGAATAATTGCAACCCCACCGTCGAGCAATTCTTTGTTGACCAACCAGTTTGTAATGAGTTCGGTATTTGCATTGCGATCCCTAGAGGACTGGAGCTGAAGAGTTCTCTGGTTTTGTAGCACTTTCGGAAACCATCTGACTCATTTTCTACAAAGTTTGTAGCACGTTAATTATgcaaaaatgacttttgttttcattctgcATTACTCGCTACTATAGAACTGGACTAGAACACCGGTGACAATGATTTCCTGGTTGTCTCGTTCAGTTATTCCTTGCCAGATACGGCTTCATGAACGCAGTGAGATGGGAGAAGATGCGGGACCAGGACGGGGATCTGGACTACGACGACGGCTTTTTCGACGATCTCCCAGCCGGCATCCAGGAGGGGACTTCAGGGCCTGGTTCCAGGGATCTTCCTCCTCCAGACGGAGATAGCCAAGCATTTATGGCGGCACTTCAAGACTTCCAGAGGCTATCCGGCCTGCCGGTGACGGGCGCGTTTGACGACG of the Syngnathoides biaculeatus isolate LvHL_M chromosome 22, ASM1980259v1, whole genome shotgun sequence genome contains:
- the uros gene encoding uroporphyrinogen-III synthase isoform X2, encoding MALRGLQAALLPVLSFKFVSLNTLSDKLFQPEKHGGLIFTSPRAVEAAKMCLEGRREEWERSAKAKWDAKSVYVVGKATAALVRHLGLDPLGEDAGTAEVLSRVIIEREDTSIPPLFFPCGSIKREVLPTALRESGVPLETLTVYQTSAHPDVEKNLDNYFAAQGCPASVAFFSPSGVNFCLQTLRRLAGEQLAQIKVNVAFDRHAEFQPSVPDSQIPITDKPRLVQFAAIGPTTRDAMQAAGLSVSCTAEKPTAEHLAEAVSKALK
- the uros gene encoding uroporphyrinogen-III synthase isoform X1, coding for MNVLLLKEPRDGAAVDDPYIQEMALRGLQAALLPVLSFKFVSLNTLSDKLFQPEKHGGLIFTSPRAVEAAKMCLEGRREEWERSAKAKWDAKSVYVVGKATAALVRHLGLDPLGEDAGTAEVLSRVIIEREDTSIPPLFFPCGSIKREVLPTALRESGVPLETLTVYQTSAHPDVEKNLDNYFAAQGCPASVAFFSPSGVNFCLQTLRRLAGEQLAQIKVNVAFDRHAEFQPSVPDSQIPITDKPRLVQFAAIGPTTRDAMQAAGLSVSCTAEKPTAEHLAEAVSKALK
- the uros gene encoding uroporphyrinogen-III synthase isoform X3, with the translated sequence MNVLLLKEPRDGAAVDDPYIQEMALRGLQAALLPVLSFKFVSLNTLSDKLFQPEKHGGLIFTSPRAVEAAKMCLEGRREEWERSAKAKWDAKSVYVVGKATAALVRHLGLDPLGEDAGTAEVLSRVIIEREDTSIPPLFFPCGSIKREVLPTALRESGVPLETLTVYQTSAHPDVEKNLDNYFAAQGCPASVAFFSPSGVNFCLQTLRRLAGEQLAQIKFAAIGPTTRDAMQAAGLSVSCTAEKPTAEHLAEAVSKALK
- the uros gene encoding uroporphyrinogen-III synthase isoform X4, whose translation is MCLEGRREEWERSAKAKWDAKSVYVVGKATAALVRHLGLDPLGEDAGTAEVLSRVIIEREDTSIPPLFFPCGSIKREVLPTALRESGVPLETLTVYQTSAHPDVEKNLDNYFAAQGCPASVAFFSPSGVNFCLQTLRRLAGEQLAQIKVNVAFDRHAEFQPSVPDSQIPITDKPRLVQFAAIGPTTRDAMQAAGLSVSCTAEKPTAEHLAEAVSKALK